A window of Ignavibacterium sp. contains these coding sequences:
- the cdaA gene encoding diadenylate cyclase CdaA, with product MIDLFKIGFLTVTLSDVIDIAIVSFIFYKLYTILRGTVAAQIFIGLLIILFFSFIAQVIHLRAVSWLLKLITDVWVIAFVILFQPEIRRLLVILARNPFIKRFFRQEVNESAKVIAEAANELSQHQHGALIVVVKSSGIRGFAETGEIINAKLTKSLLTSIFFPRSPLHDGAVIIKGDVIEAAGCTLPLSAITSWQGNTLGMRHRAGLGISEQADVISVIVSEETGSISVAENGELTMGLSKEALISRLINAAGQSHQTGWKNFIEQLRKKN from the coding sequence GTGATTGATTTATTCAAAATAGGATTTCTGACAGTTACACTTTCCGATGTAATTGACATTGCAATTGTTTCCTTTATCTTTTACAAACTTTATACAATATTGAGAGGAACTGTTGCAGCTCAAATTTTCATTGGATTGCTGATTATTTTGTTCTTTTCATTTATTGCTCAGGTAATTCATTTACGTGCTGTGAGCTGGTTATTAAAACTTATAACTGATGTATGGGTTATTGCTTTCGTAATTCTCTTCCAACCGGAAATCAGAAGGTTATTAGTTATCCTTGCCCGTAATCCATTCATAAAAAGATTTTTCAGACAGGAAGTTAATGAATCAGCAAAAGTAATTGCCGAAGCAGCCAATGAACTATCTCAACACCAGCACGGTGCTTTAATTGTAGTAGTTAAATCATCGGGCATAAGAGGTTTTGCTGAAACTGGTGAAATAATAAATGCAAAGCTTACAAAATCTTTATTAACATCAATATTCTTTCCACGATCTCCTTTACACGATGGAGCAGTAATTATCAAAGGAGATGTTATTGAAGCAGCCGGATGTACTTTACCATTATCTGCGATTACTTCGTGGCAGGGAAACACATTAGGAATGAGACATCGGGCTGGTTTGGGAATTTCAGAACAGGCAGATGTAATCAGTGTAATTGTATCAGAAGAAACCGGCAGCATATCAGTAGCTGAAAACGGTGAGCTAACAATGGGATTATCGAAGGAAGCTTTGATTAGCAGATTAATAAATGCAGCCGGGCAATCTCATCAAACAGGATGGAAAAATTTTATTGAGCAGCTCAGGAAGAAAAACTAG
- a CDS encoding DUF5683 domain-containing protein, which translates to MNYSKSLIRLTVKIIFFVIIFSEFSHSQNADNNSLNPSLPDTTFQMTKSPWGAVARSAIIPGWGQFYNESYWKVPLIWGTAAWFIYNWIDNDKLYNDYKSLYQSTQNEYYRRLRNFYRDQRDNFTIYLGLLYLLNLIDAYVDAHLFDFNVNDEFGRNDFQINLRIKLN; encoded by the coding sequence TTGAATTATTCGAAATCATTAATAAGACTTACAGTTAAGATAATTTTTTTCGTTATCATCTTTTCTGAATTTTCTCATTCACAGAATGCTGATAATAATTCGTTAAATCCATCCTTACCAGATACAACTTTTCAAATGACGAAATCTCCCTGGGGAGCTGTTGCAAGAAGTGCAATAATTCCCGGTTGGGGGCAATTTTATAATGAATCTTATTGGAAAGTTCCCTTAATCTGGGGAACTGCTGCCTGGTTTATTTATAACTGGATAGATAATGATAAACTTTACAATGATTACAAATCATTATATCAGTCAACTCAAAACGAATACTACAGAAGATTAAGAAACTTTTACAGAGATCAGCGGGATAACTTCACTATTTATTTGGGTTTACTTTATTTACTTAACTTAATCGATGCATATGTTGATGCGCATTTATTTGATTTTAATGTGAACGATGAGTTTGGCAGAAATGATTTTCAGATTAATCTTAGGATAAAACTCAATTGA
- a CDS encoding PASTA domain-containing protein, translating to MINIFGMMKNLIEKPFVKKSLIILGVFVIFLLILDNILLPWYVSSSEEVVPKVIGLPDYEAIEKLNDSGFEAIIADTAYGTNQPAGKIFLQKPEAGKIVKKGRTVYLFVSGGEQMVFVPQLKGKNIVDAKLALERVGLKLGQVELVSSNYPKDMIFDQQYVEGTKLKKGETIKVFVSSGQLEGTIEVPDLIGKSLTEAQRILSENSLELGKVTYQISNTLLPNTVLDQYPVPGNKLNPGEKVDLFITKQGTIKEPLEIIEE from the coding sequence TTGATAAATATATTTGGAATGATGAAAAATCTTATCGAAAAACCATTTGTTAAAAAATCTCTTATCATTCTGGGAGTATTCGTAATATTCCTTCTGATTCTAGATAATATTTTATTACCCTGGTATGTTAGTTCTTCTGAAGAAGTGGTACCAAAAGTAATAGGACTCCCGGATTACGAAGCTATCGAAAAGTTAAATGACAGCGGTTTCGAGGCAATTATTGCTGACACAGCTTATGGCACTAATCAGCCTGCAGGGAAAATATTCCTGCAAAAACCCGAAGCCGGAAAGATTGTAAAGAAGGGAAGAACCGTTTATTTATTTGTGAGTGGTGGTGAACAAATGGTTTTCGTACCTCAATTAAAAGGTAAAAATATTGTCGATGCCAAACTTGCTTTGGAAAGAGTTGGTCTGAAACTCGGTCAGGTTGAACTTGTTTCATCAAATTATCCGAAAGATATGATTTTCGATCAGCAATATGTTGAAGGGACAAAGCTGAAGAAAGGTGAAACCATAAAAGTATTTGTCAGTAGCGGACAACTAGAAGGAACTATTGAAGTTCCTGATTTAATAGGTAAATCACTTACAGAAGCTCAAAGGATTCTTTCTGAAAATTCTCTCGAATTAGGAAAAGTGACCTATCAGATTTCAAATACTTTGCTCCCGAATACTGTTCTTGATCAATATCCGGTTCCTGGAAATAAATTAAATCCCGGAGAAAAAGTAGATCTTTTTATAACAAAGCAGGGGACTATAAAAGAGCCATTAGAAATTATTGAAGAATAG
- the folP gene encoding dihydropteroate synthase — protein sequence MITQILHSDDLDFLDYISKKYSNYSLANHKNLFLEVRNLPVNIFKESELFLQEFIKSKKLYYRKVDDQKSDIIFLIDSLETLSNYFQQIILIKQNVLAQEILGAINNYSEIKKFQIGNKVFSFDKPYLMGILNVTPDSFSDGGKFNNLDDAVTHAIEMINDGADIIDIGGESTRPGSEPVSAEEEIKRVIPVIKEILNKKPEAILSIDTYKSKVAAKALEAGVKIVNDISAFTFDPEVADVCSHFGATAILMHIKGTPKTMQTSIEYKEIISDIYDFLKLQIDYALGKGIQNIIIDPGIGFGKTVKDNFKIVKRLKDFKSLGYPILIGVSRKSFIGKTLNLEVEERDLPTAAIEAVSILNSARIIRTHNVKNGKQIIKLLIEII from the coding sequence ATGATTACGCAGATTTTACATTCTGATGATTTGGACTTTCTTGATTACATTTCTAAAAAGTATTCAAACTATTCTTTAGCAAATCACAAAAACTTATTTCTCGAAGTCAGAAATCTTCCGGTAAATATCTTTAAAGAATCTGAGTTGTTTCTTCAGGAATTTATAAAATCTAAAAAGCTGTATTACAGAAAAGTTGATGATCAAAAATCAGATATAATTTTTCTTATTGACTCATTGGAAACACTATCAAACTATTTCCAACAAATTATTCTAATTAAGCAAAATGTTCTTGCTCAGGAAATTTTGGGAGCAATAAATAATTATTCTGAAATAAAAAAATTTCAGATTGGTAATAAAGTTTTTTCTTTTGATAAACCCTACCTTATGGGAATTCTCAATGTTACTCCAGATTCATTTTCTGACGGAGGAAAGTTTAATAATCTTGATGATGCAGTTACACACGCAATCGAAATGATTAATGATGGAGCAGACATTATTGATATTGGAGGAGAATCTACGAGACCTGGCTCAGAACCAGTTAGTGCAGAGGAAGAAATTAAAAGAGTTATTCCGGTTATCAAAGAAATTCTTAACAAAAAGCCCGAAGCAATTTTATCAATCGATACATATAAAAGCAAAGTTGCTGCAAAAGCATTAGAGGCAGGAGTAAAAATTGTTAATGACATCAGTGCTTTTACTTTCGATCCGGAAGTTGCTGATGTATGTAGTCACTTTGGTGCGACCGCAATTTTAATGCATATCAAAGGTACCCCCAAAACAATGCAGACCAGTATCGAATACAAAGAAATAATATCTGACATTTACGATTTTCTGAAATTACAAATTGATTATGCACTGGGGAAAGGAATTCAAAATATAATTATTGATCCTGGAATTGGATTTGGTAAAACAGTCAAAGATAACTTTAAGATAGTTAAGAGACTGAAAGACTTTAAATCACTTGGTTATCCGATTTTAATCGGAGTTTCAAGAAAGTCATTCATTGGGAAAACACTAAATCTCGAAGTTGAAGAAAGAGATTTGCCCACTGCAGCAATAGAAGCGGTTTCCATTTTAAACTCAGCCCGAATAATTCGAACTCATAATGTTAAAAATGGAAAACAAATTATTAAATTACTCATTGAAATAATTTGA
- a CDS encoding AAA family ATPase, whose product MAKIISIANQKGGVGKTTTAINLSSLLAAAEKKTLLVDIDPQANSSSGLSVTNQQISVYDVLAGTKNINDVIINTFMPFLDLLPSNINLVGAEIELVDVEGREAKLKNALKEINTEYDFILIDCPPSLGLLTLNALTASDSVLIPVQCEYFALEGLGQLLNTINIVKKHFNPSLSIEGVLLTMFDTRLRLSHQVAEEVRKYFGDKVYNTVIHRNVRISEAPSYGKPIILYDAISSGAKNYMSLAAELLERNSITANNKQGNE is encoded by the coding sequence ATGGCAAAAATTATTTCGATAGCAAATCAGAAAGGCGGAGTAGGGAAGACAACTACTGCAATTAATTTGTCTTCCTTACTTGCCGCTGCAGAAAAGAAAACTTTACTTGTAGATATTGATCCTCAGGCAAATTCTTCTTCCGGACTTAGTGTAACTAATCAACAGATTTCCGTTTATGATGTATTAGCCGGCACAAAGAATATTAACGATGTTATAATCAATACCTTTATGCCTTTTCTGGATTTGTTACCATCTAATATTAATCTTGTTGGTGCAGAAATAGAATTAGTTGATGTTGAAGGAAGAGAAGCAAAATTGAAAAATGCCTTAAAAGAAATAAATACTGAATATGATTTTATCCTGATTGATTGCCCACCATCGTTAGGATTACTTACACTCAATGCATTAACAGCATCTGACTCGGTACTTATTCCGGTTCAATGTGAATACTTTGCTTTGGAAGGACTAGGTCAACTTCTTAATACTATTAACATTGTTAAAAAGCATTTCAATCCATCTCTTTCTATAGAAGGTGTTTTACTTACAATGTTTGATACAAGATTAAGATTGTCTCATCAGGTTGCCGAAGAAGTGAGAAAATATTTTGGAGATAAAGTTTATAACACTGTCATTCACAGAAATGTAAGGATATCGGAAGCACCAAGTTATGGCAAACCAATAATTTTATATGATGCAATCTCGTCAGGTGCAAAAAATTATATGTCACTTGCAGCCGAACTTTTAGAGAGAAATTCAATAACTGCAAATAATAAACAAGGTAATGAGTAA
- a CDS encoding YIP1 family protein encodes MSYINEIPCSNCGSLNFDYEYKCKNCKSFLRERIVNIDLGETLLRLIDSPSEAFYKIKLSEHKNYVLFIALFLSIRFLIISRFISVPFVYNEIQFSLLLLLGISILLTFSVLMLISFISSKIFALKKIKTRFKDVFSVIIYSFVPSLLALFILFPIELVFYGEYLFSNNPYPYQIKESVFYFLLVLEIMTILWSIFLLTSGLNVFLKSRFLSFILSISIWIIIAVALFIQSKIFLIQ; translated from the coding sequence TTGAGTTACATAAACGAAATACCTTGCTCTAATTGCGGAAGTCTGAATTTTGACTATGAGTACAAATGCAAAAATTGTAAATCATTCCTTCGCGAAAGAATCGTAAATATTGACTTAGGGGAAACACTGCTAAGATTAATTGACAGTCCATCAGAGGCATTTTACAAAATAAAATTATCTGAACATAAAAATTATGTATTGTTTATCGCTTTATTCCTTTCAATAAGATTTTTAATTATCTCACGATTTATTTCTGTCCCTTTTGTATATAATGAAATTCAGTTTAGTTTATTATTGTTACTTGGAATTTCAATACTACTTACATTTTCTGTACTGATGTTGATCTCATTCATATCATCAAAAATTTTTGCACTCAAAAAAATTAAAACCAGATTCAAAGATGTATTTTCAGTCATAATATATTCATTCGTTCCGAGTTTATTAGCATTATTTATTTTGTTTCCTATAGAGTTAGTATTTTATGGTGAATATCTTTTTTCTAACAATCCTTATCCTTATCAGATAAAAGAAAGCGTATTTTATTTTTTACTTGTTCTTGAAATTATGACAATTTTATGGTCCATTTTTCTTTTGACAAGTGGATTAAATGTTTTTTTGAAATCCAGATTTTTATCATTTATACTTTCAATCTCAATATGGATTATAATAGCAGTTGCACTTTTCATTCAATCAAAAATTTTTTTAATTCAATAG
- a CDS encoding metal-dependent hydrolase codes for MKLKYFGHSAFQIKTGKHSILIDPFLDDNPVSKTKSNQVDADFIVLTHAHGDHLGDALKIAKRCNSLFITVNELAEWLKSKGMKAHNMHIGGSHQFDFGRVKFTIAHHGSITPDGQYAGEPAGVVLTVEEKNIYHTGDTGLFYDMKLIGEMNNPIEYMLCPIGDNFTMGITDAVKAVELVQPRNVVPMHYNTFGLIQADPEEFKAKVTSKGFNCRIMNFGDEIDI; via the coding sequence ATGAAACTAAAATATTTTGGTCACTCAGCTTTTCAAATCAAAACAGGAAAACATTCAATTCTTATCGATCCTTTTTTGGATGATAATCCCGTTAGTAAAACAAAGTCTAATCAGGTTGATGCAGATTTTATTGTTCTCACTCATGCTCACGGTGATCATCTCGGTGATGCATTAAAAATTGCAAAGAGATGTAACTCGCTATTCATCACTGTAAATGAATTAGCTGAATGGCTCAAATCAAAGGGAATGAAGGCGCATAATATGCACATTGGTGGTTCTCATCAATTTGATTTTGGAAGAGTTAAATTTACAATTGCTCATCACGGCTCAATCACTCCAGATGGTCAATATGCTGGCGAACCAGCCGGAGTTGTTCTTACTGTTGAGGAAAAAAATATTTATCACACTGGCGATACAGGTCTATTCTACGATATGAAACTTATTGGTGAAATGAATAATCCGATTGAATATATGCTTTGTCCGATCGGAGATAATTTTACAATGGGAATCACTGATGCTGTTAAAGCAGTAGAACTTGTTCAACCAAGAAATGTTGTTCCAATGCATTATAACACTTTCGGTTTAATTCAAGCTGACCCTGAAGAATTCAAAGCTAAAGTTACTTCAAAAGGATTCAATTGCAGAATAATGAACTTTGGTGATGAGATTGATATATAA
- a CDS encoding ParB/RepB/Spo0J family partition protein, with product MKSSLGRGLDALINPNLIEDKSGEKVTDLSNIKLDDGKQVDILAKIAVDLISPNPFQPRTNFDVAALEELKKSILINGLIQPITVRRIQGNRYQLISGERRLRAFKDIGYKEIPAYIIKVDSDEILLALALIENIQREHLNPIEVAKAYKRLMEECHLTQEEIAEKVGKDRTTIANTIRLLKLPEKIQDALVKEEISMGHARALISLPNEQIQLFALDKILKDGLSVRKVEQLAKTISKKSTDSKKPGEISVSTSSFSNIHAHDLEDRLRRIFGTKVICNQRKDGTGEIKIEFYSNDELERLLELFEIINKTYS from the coding sequence ATGAAATCCAGTTTAGGTAGAGGACTTGATGCTCTTATCAATCCAAATTTAATTGAAGATAAGAGTGGTGAAAAAGTAACAGACCTTTCAAACATCAAACTTGATGATGGAAAACAGGTTGATATACTTGCTAAAATTGCTGTTGACCTGATATCACCAAATCCATTTCAACCAAGAACTAATTTTGATGTTGCTGCGCTCGAAGAATTAAAAAAATCAATTTTAATAAATGGACTAATTCAACCAATCACCGTAAGAAGAATTCAGGGCAACAGATATCAGCTTATCTCAGGTGAAAGAAGACTAAGAGCTTTCAAAGATATTGGATATAAAGAAATTCCTGCTTACATAATCAAAGTTGATTCGGATGAGATTCTACTTGCATTAGCTTTGATTGAAAACATTCAACGGGAACATCTTAATCCAATAGAAGTTGCAAAAGCATATAAAAGATTAATGGAAGAATGCCATTTGACTCAGGAAGAGATTGCTGAGAAAGTCGGAAAAGATAGAACAACAATTGCTAACACCATTCGCTTACTAAAGTTACCAGAAAAAATTCAGGATGCACTTGTTAAAGAAGAAATTTCTATGGGTCATGCGAGAGCTTTGATAAGTCTGCCGAATGAACAAATTCAACTTTTTGCATTAGACAAAATTTTAAAGGATGGTCTGTCGGTAAGAAAAGTTGAACAACTTGCCAAAACAATAAGTAAAAAGTCAACTGATTCGAAGAAACCAGGTGAAATTTCAGTTAGCACAAGTTCATTTTCAAATATACACGCACACGACCTTGAGGACAGACTAAGAAGAATCTTTGGAACTAAAGTAATTTGCAATCAAAGAAAAGATGGAACCGGTGAAATTAAAATTGAATTCTACTCAAATGATGAATTGGAAAGACTTCTTGAATTATTCGAAATCATTAATAAGACTTACAGTTAA
- the nadB gene encoding L-aspartate oxidase yields the protein METGVLIIGSGIAGLFAALKISDYADVIVVTKKEKAESNTNYAQGGIASVIDQHDSFEKHIEDTLIAGAGLCRRESVELMVKEGPDRIKDLIEIGTQFTKRNDGFDLAREGGHSMPRILHAKDFTGKEIERALIEAISQRKNIQVLENFIAIDLLTEHNFSVDKNIKIENKNCWGAYLLNCLNNEVIKITAKVTILATGGLGQVYLHTTNPKIATGDGFAMAYRAGVKLGNMEFIQFHPTALYGSANLPEFDSRSFLISEAVRGFGGILRTKNGEEFMHKYDERKELAPRDIVARAIDSELKKSGDEFVYLDITHKSSDEIIDHFPNIYNTCLKLGIDITKQMIPVVPAAHYACGGIVVDANSQTSLNGLYACGEVSMTGVHGANRLASNSLLEAIVFAYRAAQDIKKFLSDYKEAIPDFPDWDDSGTLTYDEKVLVTHNIKEVKHTMWDYVGIVRSNERLRRAQKRISMLFEENEKLYKKTKIFQTILEARNLIACAHVIIKSAQKRKESRGLHFNIDYPESDPQFLRDTILENKNY from the coding sequence ATGGAAACTGGTGTTTTAATAATTGGTAGTGGCATTGCAGGACTTTTTGCAGCTCTTAAAATTTCAGATTACGCAGATGTTATTGTTGTAACGAAAAAAGAAAAAGCAGAGTCGAATACGAATTATGCTCAGGGTGGAATTGCTTCTGTCATTGATCAACACGATTCATTTGAGAAGCATATCGAAGACACTTTGATAGCCGGAGCTGGACTTTGCAGAAGAGAATCAGTAGAATTAATGGTGAAAGAAGGTCCGGATAGAATTAAAGATTTAATTGAGATTGGTACTCAATTTACAAAAAGAAATGATGGATTTGATCTTGCCAGAGAAGGTGGTCACTCGATGCCAAGAATTTTGCACGCTAAAGATTTCACAGGAAAAGAAATTGAGCGAGCACTCATCGAAGCAATTTCTCAAAGAAAAAATATTCAGGTGCTTGAAAATTTTATTGCCATAGATTTGCTGACTGAACACAACTTTAGCGTAGATAAGAATATTAAAATTGAAAATAAGAATTGTTGGGGAGCTTACTTGTTAAATTGCCTGAACAATGAGGTTATTAAAATTACCGCTAAAGTTACTATTCTCGCTACAGGTGGTTTAGGACAGGTTTATCTTCATACAACTAATCCCAAAATTGCTACAGGTGATGGATTCGCAATGGCTTACAGAGCAGGAGTTAAATTAGGAAATATGGAATTCATCCAATTTCACCCAACAGCATTATATGGCTCAGCAAACTTACCAGAATTTGACTCACGATCTTTTTTAATTTCAGAAGCCGTAAGAGGTTTCGGAGGAATTCTCCGAACTAAAAATGGCGAAGAGTTTATGCATAAATACGATGAGCGAAAAGAACTTGCCCCACGAGATATAGTTGCAAGAGCAATTGACAGTGAATTAAAGAAATCCGGTGATGAATTTGTCTATCTTGATATAACTCATAAAAGTTCTGATGAAATAATTGATCACTTTCCTAATATTTACAATACTTGTTTAAAGCTTGGTATTGACATAACTAAACAAATGATTCCTGTTGTTCCTGCCGCTCATTATGCTTGCGGAGGAATAGTAGTAGATGCAAATAGCCAAACTTCCTTAAATGGACTTTATGCTTGTGGAGAAGTTTCGATGACAGGTGTTCACGGAGCAAACAGACTAGCAAGTAATTCATTGCTTGAAGCGATTGTGTTTGCTTACCGAGCTGCACAAGACATAAAAAAGTTTTTGTCTGATTATAAAGAAGCTATCCCGGATTTTCCTGATTGGGATGACTCAGGCACCCTCACATACGATGAGAAGGTATTAGTAACTCACAACATAAAAGAAGTAAAACATACAATGTGGGATTATGTTGGAATTGTCCGTTCAAATGAACGACTTCGTCGAGCACAGAAAAGAATTTCTATGCTTTTTGAAGAAAATGAAAAACTTTACAAGAAGACAAAAATTTTTCAAACTATTCTGGAAGCAAGAAATCTCATAGCGTGCGCACATGTCATCATTAAGTCAGCTCAAAAGAGGAAAGAAAGCAGAGGATTACATTTTAATATAGATTATCCGGAATCTGATCCACAATTTCTCAGAGATACAATATTAGAAAATAAAAACTATTAA
- a CDS encoding CHAD domain-containing protein, whose amino-acid sequence MAKKKWKIEKLRYSKHLLKIANLILKNRLDNLLFFIDEYFNIKEIEPLHDVRIALRRVRYNMELFLVCYEKKLFMRLYNKIEKLQDLSGSVRDLDVFLENINSLKNENVPVSTELEIKIKEKRNLLQHEFEEELQKFIKSSTLKSFYKIIS is encoded by the coding sequence ATGGCAAAGAAAAAGTGGAAAATTGAAAAACTTCGTTATTCAAAACATCTCTTGAAAATTGCAAACCTTATCCTGAAGAATAGATTGGATAATCTTTTATTCTTTATTGATGAGTATTTTAATATAAAAGAAATTGAACCTTTACACGATGTCAGGATTGCGCTTAGACGAGTTAGATATAATATGGAATTATTTTTAGTTTGTTATGAAAAAAAATTATTTATGAGATTGTATAATAAAATTGAAAAACTTCAGGACTTATCAGGTTCTGTCAGGGATCTTGATGTATTTCTCGAAAACATTAATTCATTAAAGAATGAAAATGTACCAGTAAGCACAGAACTTGAAATCAAAATTAAAGAGAAGAGAAATTTACTTCAGCACGAATTTGAAGAAGAGCTACAAAAATTCATAAAGAGCAGTACACTAAAATCATTTTATAAAATCATCTCATAA
- a CDS encoding glycosyltransferase family 2 protein: MSSSGRKTRIVAVIPFYNEKKFILNVVKRTLNYVDFLIAVDDGSTDNSAELLTAVENVFIIRNEKNYGKGYSLQRGFEKAIELNSDIIITLDADDQHKPELIPIFFEGIKESDIVIGNRLNDLKTMPLHRRLSNKITSSLLSKKLGVEIKDSQCGFRAYRSEVIKKVKTVFPGFEAESEMIVKAVRKNFRIKFVDIPTIYGDQESKMKSFQAIKGFIKVMMI; the protein is encoded by the coding sequence TTGAGCAGCTCAGGAAGAAAAACTAGGATTGTAGCGGTTATTCCTTTTTATAATGAAAAGAAATTTATACTTAATGTTGTTAAACGAACTTTAAATTATGTTGATTTCCTAATCGCAGTTGATGATGGTTCAACTGATAACTCTGCTGAGTTACTGACTGCTGTTGAGAATGTTTTTATAATAAGAAACGAAAAGAACTATGGTAAAGGTTATTCACTACAACGAGGATTTGAAAAAGCAATTGAACTAAACTCAGATATTATTATTACTCTTGATGCAGATGACCAGCATAAACCAGAGTTGATTCCAATTTTTTTTGAGGGCATTAAAGAGAGTGATATAGTGATTGGAAACAGATTAAACGATTTGAAAACTATGCCTTTACACAGAAGATTAAGTAATAAAATTACTTCATCACTTCTTTCTAAAAAATTAGGCGTTGAGATTAAAGATAGTCAGTGCGGATTCAGAGCTTATCGTTCAGAAGTAATTAAAAAAGTGAAAACGGTTTTCCCAGGCTTCGAAGCTGAAAGTGAAATGATTGTAAAGGCGGTCAGGAAAAATTTCAGAATTAAATTTGTTGATATTCCAACTATTTATGGTGATCAGGAAAGTAAAATGAAATCGTTTCAAGCAATTAAAGGTTTCATAAAAGTAATGATGATTTAA
- the rpe gene encoding ribulose-phosphate 3-epimerase yields the protein MKILAPSILSADFTNLSQQIRLVEMAGADWIHCDVMDGHFVPNITFGPFIVEAVNRITHLPLDVHLMIEKPELYIKDFVDAGADYITVHYEEVVHLNRVINQIKELGAKAGVVINPATPVQSIRDVAEYIDLLLIMSVNPGFGGQQFIPNTIRRIHEAVELREKFRAKFLIEIDGGINAQTIKSTSDAGADVFVAGASIFKSENISAATAELKNIISSK from the coding sequence ATGAAAATTTTAGCGCCATCAATTTTATCAGCTGACTTTACAAACTTATCTCAACAAATTCGACTTGTTGAAATGGCTGGAGCAGATTGGATTCACTGCGATGTGATGGACGGACATTTTGTTCCAAATATCACTTTTGGTCCTTTTATAGTTGAAGCGGTAAATAGAATAACTCATCTTCCGCTTGATGTCCATCTAATGATTGAAAAGCCGGAATTATATATTAAAGATTTTGTTGATGCCGGAGCGGATTATATCACTGTACATTATGAAGAAGTTGTTCATTTAAACCGGGTAATCAACCAGATCAAAGAACTCGGAGCAAAAGCCGGAGTAGTAATAAATCCGGCAACTCCGGTTCAGTCAATTCGGGATGTTGCCGAATACATTGATTTACTTTTAATAATGTCTGTCAATCCGGGTTTTGGCGGACAACAATTTATTCCGAATACAATAAGAAGAATACACGAAGCAGTTGAATTAAGGGAAAAGTTTCGAGCTAAATTTTTAATAGAGATTGACGGTGGAATAAATGCACAAACAATTAAAAGTACAAGCGACGCAGGTGCAGATGTTTTTGTAGCCGGAGCTTCAATCTTTAAATCAGAAAATATTAGTGCAGCAACAGCTGAATTAAAAAATATAATCTCTTCAAAATAA